One part of the Sorangiineae bacterium MSr11954 genome encodes these proteins:
- a CDS encoding 2-hydroxychromene-2-carboxylate isomerase produces the protein MIDFWFELGSNYSYLSVMRIEELARRAGVAIRWQPFLLGPIFASFGWETSPFVLQKEKGAYVWKDMVRQCKKYGLAWKQPTVFPRRAVLPTRVALYAAEKPWIGAFCKAVMLKNFAADDDIDAEESVRAVLDALQLPAAEILREAQSAEQRSQLRAQTEKAKALGIFGAPMFFVKQEMYWGNDRLEDALASLGEA, from the coding sequence ATGATCGACTTCTGGTTCGAGCTCGGAAGCAACTACAGCTATTTGAGCGTGATGCGCATCGAGGAGCTCGCCCGCCGCGCGGGGGTGGCCATTCGGTGGCAGCCCTTTCTTCTGGGCCCCATCTTCGCGTCGTTCGGCTGGGAGACCTCGCCGTTCGTGCTGCAAAAGGAAAAAGGCGCCTACGTCTGGAAGGACATGGTTCGGCAATGCAAAAAGTACGGCCTCGCCTGGAAGCAGCCCACGGTGTTCCCGCGGCGCGCGGTGCTGCCCACGCGGGTGGCGCTCTATGCGGCCGAAAAGCCTTGGATCGGGGCCTTCTGCAAGGCCGTCATGCTGAAGAACTTCGCGGCCGATGACGACATCGACGCGGAGGAGTCGGTCCGCGCGGTGCTCGATGCGCTGCAGCTGCCCGCGGCCGAGATTCTGCGCGAGGCCCAGAGCGCCGAGCAGCGATCGCAGCTCAGGGCGCAGACCGAGAAGGCCAAGGCGCTGGGCATTTTCGGGGCGCCGATGTTCTTTGTGAAACAAGAGATGTACTGGGGCAACGATCGCTTGGAGGATGCGCTCGCCTCGCTCGGGGAAGCGTAG
- a CDS encoding transcriptional repressor, whose translation MSAASRSHHHASEERVARALERFREVLYARDLRMTAVREAIVRAVLEYDGHFHVQELARVLQEHGVRDAALATVYRAMPLLVEAGIAQPALMSSGDEQRYEAAFERPHHDHLVCTKCGDVIEFHYEALEALQRDIAQQYGYELTGHVHELLGRCPKCRKKSGGK comes from the coding sequence GTGTCTGCAGCATCGCGAAGCCATCATCACGCCTCCGAGGAGCGCGTCGCTCGGGCGCTGGAGCGCTTCCGCGAAGTGCTTTATGCCCGCGATCTCCGTATGACCGCGGTTCGCGAGGCCATCGTCAGGGCCGTTCTCGAATATGATGGCCACTTTCATGTTCAAGAGCTCGCGCGTGTTCTGCAAGAGCACGGGGTGCGCGACGCGGCGCTGGCAACCGTTTACAGAGCGATGCCGTTGCTCGTGGAAGCCGGCATCGCCCAGCCTGCGCTGATGTCCTCGGGCGATGAACAACGCTACGAGGCGGCGTTCGAGCGCCCGCACCACGACCATCTCGTCTGCACCAAGTGCGGCGACGTGATCGAGTTCCACTACGAGGCGCTCGAGGCGCTTCAACGCGACATCGCCCAACAATACGGTTACGAGCTCACCGGCCACGTCCACGAGCTCCTCGGGCGCTGCCCCAAATGCCGTAAAAAGTCCGGCGGCAAGTGA